One stretch of Leadbetterella byssophila DSM 17132 DNA includes these proteins:
- a CDS encoding beta-ketoacyl-ACP synthase III, whose protein sequence is MAEVFITRVSKFLPNSPISNDEMEEYLGLVHNSASRAKRIVLRNNGIKQRYYAFDKEGNSTHTNAQLTAEAIEGLYDEHFGPQDMELLSCGTSSPDTLMPSHAVLVHGFLKNRNVEVNCASGNCCAGMNALKFGYLSVKSEQTKNAVCTGSERTSSWMLADKFNVEVEHLEKMEATPILAFKKDFLRFMLSDGAGAFLLEDKPRGTLSLRIDWMEGYSYAHEIETCMYAGCEKEENGEVKPWSLYTPQEWLNESIFAIKQDTKLLDQYILEKGAESLKMAIDKHDISSEEIDYFLPHVSSHYFVEGLGKSLEAHGAPMAPEKWFMNLAQVGNVGAGSIYLMVEELFASGKLKEGDKILLSVPESARFSYTYALLTVVGA, encoded by the coding sequence ATGGCAGAAGTTTTTATTACGCGTGTTTCGAAGTTTTTACCCAATTCTCCTATCTCGAATGATGAAATGGAAGAATATTTGGGTTTAGTGCATAACTCCGCCTCGCGTGCAAAGCGTATTGTTCTAAGAAATAACGGTATCAAACAGAGATATTATGCCTTTGACAAGGAAGGCAACAGCACCCACACAAATGCACAATTAACTGCTGAGGCTATAGAGGGATTGTACGATGAACATTTTGGGCCTCAAGATATGGAGTTACTTTCTTGTGGAACATCCTCTCCGGATACCTTAATGCCATCGCATGCCGTATTGGTTCACGGTTTCCTAAAAAACAGGAATGTAGAGGTGAATTGTGCTTCGGGCAACTGCTGTGCGGGGATGAATGCATTAAAGTTTGGATACTTGTCTGTTAAATCCGAACAAACCAAAAATGCCGTTTGTACGGGGTCTGAGCGTACCTCTTCCTGGATGCTGGCAGATAAGTTTAATGTAGAGGTGGAGCATCTTGAGAAAATGGAAGCTACTCCTATTTTGGCATTCAAAAAGGACTTTCTCCGCTTCATGTTATCTGATGGTGCCGGGGCATTCCTCCTGGAAGATAAACCTAGAGGAACATTGTCTCTGAGAATTGACTGGATGGAGGGATATTCCTATGCCCATGAAATTGAAACCTGCATGTATGCCGGCTGTGAAAAGGAGGAGAATGGAGAGGTAAAACCTTGGAGCTTATATACTCCCCAAGAGTGGTTAAATGAATCCATTTTTGCCATCAAACAAGATACTAAACTTTTGGACCAATACATTTTGGAAAAAGGAGCCGAGAGTTTAAAGATGGCTATAGATAAACACGACATTAGTTCGGAGGAAATAGATTATTTCTTGCCCCATGTCTCTTCTCACTACTTTGTGGAAGGTTTGGGTAAATCCTTAGAAGCACACGGTGCACCCATGGCTCCGGAAAAATGGTTCATGAATTTAGCCCAAGTAGGTAATGTAGGAGCCGGTTCTATTTACTTAATGGTAGAAGAGCTATTTGCCTCAGGAAAACTAAAGGAGGGAGATAAAATCCTGCTTTCTGTTCCGGAAAGTGCCCGCTTCTCTTATACGTATGCACTTTTAACCGTGGTAGGCGCATGA
- the radA gene encoding DNA repair protein RadA, with product MAKVKTSFFCQKCGYNSPKWLGRCPSCGEWSTFVEEVVSNGETERSLWRKPDKITSKPRLLSQIDHAEKYRIITEDEEFNRVLGGGLVPGSLILVGGEPGIGKSTLMLQLALGLKDYNILYVSGEESEQQIKMRAERIPLKNERCYVLTETATDVIFKHIEMIEPDVVIIDSIQTLVSPLVDSGAGSVSQVKECAAEIMRFAKESDVPVILIGHITKEGSLAGPKVLEHMVDTVLQFEGDRFMTYRILRTIKNRFGNASELGIYEMLSEGLRQVSNPSEILISEKTEQLSGVAIAAMIEGNRPLQIEIQSLVSTANYGTPQRSSNGFDPRRLQMLLAVLEKRGGFRLGTQDVFLNVAGGLRVDDPAIDLAVCSSIVSSYEDLVIPHSVCFGAEVGLGGEIRPVNRVEARISEAAKLGFEKIFISKNHLKSIRTENFSIEIRGVGKLEEVFQELFG from the coding sequence ATGGCTAAAGTAAAAACTTCTTTTTTTTGTCAGAAATGTGGATACAATTCTCCCAAATGGTTAGGTAGGTGCCCTTCTTGCGGGGAATGGAGTACTTTTGTGGAGGAAGTAGTTTCCAATGGGGAAACAGAGAGAAGTTTATGGAGAAAACCGGATAAAATCACCTCAAAGCCAAGGCTTTTATCCCAGATAGATCATGCAGAAAAATATAGAATAATCACTGAAGACGAAGAGTTTAACAGGGTACTCGGTGGAGGGCTTGTTCCCGGATCTTTGATCCTAGTGGGAGGAGAGCCGGGGATAGGGAAATCTACTTTGATGCTTCAGTTGGCATTAGGTCTTAAAGACTATAATATCCTCTATGTTTCAGGTGAAGAAAGTGAGCAGCAGATCAAGATGAGGGCAGAGAGAATTCCTCTAAAGAATGAGAGGTGTTATGTTTTGACTGAAACGGCTACGGATGTGATATTTAAGCACATTGAAATGATTGAGCCTGATGTAGTCATCATAGACTCTATTCAGACTTTGGTTTCTCCGCTTGTGGACAGTGGTGCAGGGTCTGTCTCGCAGGTGAAAGAATGTGCCGCTGAAATCATGCGATTCGCTAAGGAATCTGATGTGCCGGTTATTCTAATTGGTCATATCACAAAGGAGGGTTCATTAGCCGGTCCGAAGGTCCTCGAACATATGGTAGATACCGTTCTACAGTTTGAGGGGGATAGATTCATGACCTATAGAATCCTTCGCACCATAAAGAACAGATTTGGTAATGCCTCAGAATTGGGAATCTATGAAATGCTTTCTGAGGGTTTAAGACAAGTAAGTAACCCATCAGAGATCCTTATTTCTGAAAAGACAGAGCAATTAAGCGGAGTGGCCATAGCAGCCATGATTGAAGGGAACAGACCACTGCAGATAGAGATTCAGTCATTAGTTAGCACTGCTAATTATGGTACACCTCAACGCAGCAGTAATGGTTTTGATCCTAGAAGACTTCAGATGCTTTTGGCTGTACTTGAAAAGAGGGGAGGATTCCGACTGGGCACCCAGGACGTATTCCTCAACGTGGCTGGAGGATTAAGAGTAGATGACCCGGCTATAGACCTTGCGGTATGTAGTAGCATCGTGTCCTCTTACGAAGATTTGGTGATACCTCACTCGGTTTGCTTCGGAGCGGAAGTAGGTTTAGGAGGAGAAATTAGACCGGTAAATAGAGTGGAAGCAAGAATTTCTGAAGCAGCAAAGTTAGGCTTTGAGAAGATCTTTATTTCCAAAAATCATCTTAAAAGTATTAGGACAGAAAATTTTTCCATAGAAATACGCGGCGTAGGGAAGTTGGAAGAGGTATTCCAGGAATTGTTTGGCTAA
- a CDS encoding outer membrane beta-barrel protein produces MKKLFLVLSTIFFAHAASAQFALGIKGGINLNKIHTESGSLGNAIEESLDSKTGFSGGLFARIGDGIYLQPEILYTERNGKVMVSNAGHDIKIKNIDIPVLVGIKLFDVLRVNAGPVATLKLKEEHTFLNNVTTTLKEKDAFKNATFGYQLGAGLTFGRLDIDVRKEGSLGSISSKHFQDDKFNQKTDGWQLTLGLRIL; encoded by the coding sequence ATGAAAAAATTATTTCTAGTTCTATCTACCATTTTCTTCGCCCATGCAGCATCCGCTCAATTTGCACTGGGAATTAAAGGTGGTATTAACTTGAACAAAATCCACACAGAATCTGGCTCGCTAGGAAATGCAATTGAAGAAAGTCTTGATAGCAAGACCGGTTTTTCAGGCGGTCTCTTTGCGCGAATTGGAGATGGCATTTACCTACAACCGGAGATTCTTTACACCGAGAGAAACGGTAAAGTTATGGTTTCCAATGCTGGACACGATATCAAAATTAAGAATATAGATATTCCTGTGCTCGTAGGTATCAAATTATTTGACGTGCTACGTGTAAATGCTGGCCCCGTGGCTACTCTTAAACTAAAAGAAGAACATACCTTCCTTAATAATGTAACTACGACATTGAAAGAAAAGGACGCCTTCAAGAATGCCACTTTTGGATACCAGTTGGGAGCTGGTCTAACCTTCGGCAGATTGGACATTGATGTTAGAAAAGAAGGTAGCTTAGGCAGTATTTCCAGCAAGCACTTCCAGGACGACAAGTTCAATCAAAAGACTGACGGCTGGCAGTTGACCCTAGGATTAAGAATTCTATAA
- a CDS encoding endonuclease/exonuclease/phosphatase family protein — protein sequence MERFSSFVQIVLLGLSWLDFHPISFSPLLATSLLNGSLLLKYTPLYPTSRKPVGNHASKPFTILNVYQDNTNYQKFLDLVTQINPDLILTSDTGWDQALESLHKDYPYHLKAPLDNTYGMHLFSRLPFLKSKIHFFVADD from the coding sequence TTGGAAAGATTCAGCTCTTTTGTACAGATAGTATTATTAGGCCTTAGTTGGCTTGACTTTCATCCCATTAGCTTTTCCCCCTTACTAGCTACCTCCCTGTTGAATGGAAGTTTGCTATTAAAATATACTCCGCTTTATCCCACGTCGAGAAAACCTGTAGGAAATCATGCCTCCAAACCCTTTACCATCCTGAATGTATATCAAGATAATACGAATTACCAAAAGTTCTTGGATCTGGTAACTCAAATTAATCCCGACCTCATACTCACCAGTGACACCGGCTGGGATCAGGCACTAGAATCTTTGCACAAAGACTACCCTTACCATCTAAAAGCTCCCCTTGATAACACCTACGGCATGCACCTCTTTTCCCGGCTACCATTTTTAAAGAGTAAGATCCACTTTTTTGTAGCTGATGATTAA
- a CDS encoding endonuclease/exonuclease/phosphatase family protein: protein MEAEVDGGDNFKFKVYALHRPNPTEEETSRERDGDLLSVAKSIRNDKDIPTVAIGDFNCVAWAEASRLFKHLNLQIHA from the coding sequence ATGGAAGCGGAAGTTGATGGAGGAGATAACTTTAAATTTAAAGTTTATGCTTTACATCGACCTAATCCTACCGAAGAAGAAACTTCAAGAGAAAGAGATGGAGATCTTTTGTCTGTGGCTAAGTCCATAAGAAATGATAAAGATATACCTACAGTAGCCATAGGAGATTTCAATTGTGTAGCTTGGGCAGAAGCCTCCCGCTTATTTAAACATCTGAACTTACAGATCCATGCGTAG
- a CDS encoding isoaspartyl peptidase/L-asparaginase family protein: MKKLIVALLLVSSGAYAQIAIAIHGGAGTITRKNMSPAMEKAYREGLEKALKKGYSILEKGGSSLDAVEAAVMEMENNPLFNAAKGAVFTHEGKNELDAAIMSGKDLKAGAIAGVTTLKNPIRTARKVMENSAHVMLVGKGAEEFAKLQGEEIVDPSYFHTETRWNGLQRALKAEKVQLDHTDSTKKEEPRRTGSLIFDEGKKYGTVGAVALDKDGNLAAATSTGGMTNKRWNRVGDAPIIGAGTYANNATCAISATGHGEYFIRSVVAYDVSALIEYKGLSLKDASEEVVMKKLVERGGEGGLIAVDKKGNVSLPFNSEGMYRASIDKTGKVYIGIFKDDTN, encoded by the coding sequence ATGAAGAAACTTATTGTAGCACTACTATTAGTATCCTCCGGTGCATACGCACAGATTGCCATAGCCATCCATGGAGGAGCAGGTACCATCACCAGAAAGAACATGAGTCCTGCTATGGAAAAGGCCTATAGAGAAGGCTTAGAAAAGGCACTAAAGAAAGGATACAGTATCTTAGAAAAGGGAGGAAGTAGCCTGGATGCAGTAGAAGCCGCAGTCATGGAGATGGAAAACAATCCGCTTTTTAACGCTGCTAAAGGTGCCGTTTTTACTCATGAAGGGAAAAACGAGTTAGATGCAGCCATCATGTCCGGTAAAGATTTAAAGGCAGGGGCTATAGCAGGAGTTACCACCTTGAAGAACCCTATTCGCACAGCACGCAAAGTTATGGAAAACTCAGCGCATGTCATGTTAGTAGGAAAAGGCGCAGAGGAATTTGCAAAGCTTCAAGGAGAGGAAATCGTAGATCCATCCTATTTCCACACGGAAACCAGATGGAATGGGCTTCAAAGAGCATTGAAAGCAGAAAAGGTGCAATTGGACCATACTGATTCTACAAAGAAGGAGGAGCCCAGAAGAACAGGATCACTCATTTTTGATGAAGGAAAGAAATACGGAACCGTGGGCGCCGTAGCTTTAGATAAAGACGGAAACTTAGCAGCTGCCACTTCTACCGGAGGAATGACAAATAAGAGATGGAACAGAGTAGGTGACGCGCCCATTATAGGTGCGGGTACTTATGCCAACAACGCCACTTGTGCCATATCAGCTACAGGACATGGAGAATATTTCATTCGTTCTGTGGTAGCTTATGACGTATCGGCCCTTATAGAATACAAAGGCCTTAGCTTGAAAGATGCTTCAGAAGAAGTGGTGATGAAAAAACTGGTGGAAAGAGGTGGAGAAGGTGGACTAATTGCCGTAGATAAGAAGGGAAATGTCAGCTTACCCTTTAATTCAGAAGGCATGTACAGAGCCTCTATAGATAAGACAGGCAAGGTTTATATAGGCATTTTCAAAGATGATACTAATTAA
- the aroQ gene encoding type II 3-dehydroquinate dehydratase, giving the protein MKIIIINGPNLNLLGKREPEIYGSQSFEDYFEKLKAAFPQVELEYFQSNHEGALIDKIHEVGFSYDGIILNAGGLTHTSVALADALGGVKTPTVEVHISNIHAREEFRKHSYISPKARGAIFGLGLSGYKLAISYFLENL; this is encoded by the coding sequence ATGAAAATAATTATTATCAATGGCCCTAACTTGAATCTCCTTGGGAAGAGAGAACCTGAGATCTATGGCAGCCAAAGCTTTGAAGACTATTTCGAGAAATTGAAAGCGGCATTCCCCCAAGTTGAACTGGAATATTTTCAATCCAATCATGAAGGAGCACTCATAGATAAGATACATGAGGTAGGGTTCAGCTATGATGGTATCATCTTAAATGCAGGTGGGCTTACACATACCTCTGTAGCTTTGGCAGATGCCTTAGGTGGAGTAAAAACTCCAACCGTAGAAGTACATATCTCCAATATTCATGCAAGAGAAGAATTCAGGAAGCATTCCTATATAAGTCCAAAAGCCCGAGGCGCCATCTTTGGCCTAGGGCTTTCGGGATATAAATTAGCTATTTCCTATTTCTTAGAGAACTTATAG
- a CDS encoding redoxin domain-containing protein, translating into MKKWFLFCTLWSFAAVGQQKITVKMPLANPNQYVHLAHYYGSKQLSKVDSVKVGSDGLLRFQSPEGGWKGGLYMVLLSPSKFYDLVVSGKEDDIYMEFDTTDYVNSVKFKGSKENEVMFNYRKFLTQKMKVGESLQKQLGTETNPSKVSTLQRQLDALGKEVNGEIKRVIDANPDLFASKLLRANIEPEIPTEIPTLPNGKKDSTYAYRVYKAQFFDGLDFSDERMIRTPFLESKLERYFSNLVYQKTDSLKKETTKVLEMSKKNKDIYRYTLWYITNKYETTDVVGLDGVIIHLYENFYLKDADWLEQSTLDRFRERLNIMKPLETGKVLPELVLKDAEGKIYQLSQQKAKYTIVNFYSPTCGHCKDAAPALVKFQDENKSKGIVVWNVATDHERDLEEMKKFIKEYDTSRLINVYDPDKKYDFFTKYDVYSTPTVYILDEKKRIIGRRIPIEEVLNFIAHYEKNGL; encoded by the coding sequence ATGAAAAAATGGTTCCTCTTTTGCACCCTTTGGAGTTTTGCTGCAGTGGGTCAACAGAAGATTACGGTGAAGATGCCTTTGGCAAATCCGAACCAATATGTGCACCTGGCCCACTATTACGGTAGTAAACAGCTGTCTAAAGTGGATTCTGTAAAAGTAGGTTCTGATGGCCTGCTTCGCTTTCAATCTCCAGAAGGAGGGTGGAAAGGGGGACTATACATGGTTTTGCTTTCTCCGTCAAAATTCTATGATTTAGTGGTCTCCGGTAAGGAAGACGACATATATATGGAATTTGACACAACGGATTATGTTAATTCTGTAAAATTCAAAGGGTCAAAGGAAAATGAGGTCATGTTCAATTACCGAAAATTCCTAACCCAAAAGATGAAGGTGGGAGAGTCCCTTCAAAAGCAGTTAGGGACAGAAACAAATCCAAGTAAAGTAAGCACCCTTCAGCGTCAGCTAGATGCCTTAGGCAAAGAAGTAAATGGAGAAATTAAGCGTGTTATAGACGCGAATCCGGACCTTTTTGCATCTAAATTATTAAGAGCGAATATAGAACCGGAGATACCAACGGAGATTCCAACCTTACCAAACGGTAAAAAGGATTCTACCTATGCTTACAGAGTCTATAAAGCTCAATTCTTTGATGGCTTAGACTTTTCAGACGAAAGGATGATTAGAACCCCCTTCTTGGAGAGTAAATTAGAGAGATATTTCTCAAATTTGGTTTACCAAAAGACGGATTCCCTTAAAAAGGAAACCACAAAAGTGCTAGAAATGTCCAAGAAGAATAAGGACATCTATAGATATACACTTTGGTATATAACGAACAAATATGAAACCACTGATGTGGTGGGCCTAGACGGTGTCATCATTCATTTGTATGAGAATTTTTACTTGAAAGATGCCGACTGGCTAGAGCAAAGTACATTGGACAGGTTCAGGGAGAGATTGAATATAATGAAGCCTCTGGAGACAGGGAAAGTGCTGCCTGAGCTTGTTTTGAAGGATGCCGAGGGGAAAATTTACCAGCTTTCACAACAAAAGGCAAAGTATACAATAGTGAACTTCTATAGCCCTACTTGTGGTCACTGTAAGGATGCTGCACCGGCATTAGTGAAGTTCCAAGACGAAAATAAGTCGAAAGGTATTGTAGTATGGAATGTGGCTACAGATCATGAGAGAGATCTGGAGGAGATGAAGAAATTTATAAAGGAATATGATACCTCTAGATTAATCAATGTATATGACCCTGATAAGAAATATGATTTCTTTACAAAATATGATGTGTATTCTACTCCTACCGTCTATATACTAGATGAGAAGAAAAGAATCATAGGTAGAAGAATTCCCATTGAGGAAGTATTGAATTTTATAGCCCATTACGAAAAGAATGGACTATAA
- the pfkA gene encoding 6-phosphofructokinase: protein MKKIAVYTSGGDAPGMNACIRAVVRGAIYHGLQVYGIRRGYNGMISGDIFEMTSTSVSNIVQRGGTILKSARSKEFMTPEGRKKAYENLMKLGIDGLVAIGGNGTFTGAEVFYNEYQIPTVGCPGTIDNDLYGTDYTIGFDSAVNTSLEAIDKIRDTADSHDRVFFIEVMGRDSGYIAVQSGIGGGAEIVMVPETHTPLKKVVSSLKDGLRRSKSSSIVVVVAEGDEEGHATEIAEKIKSQVGDKLDIRVTTLGHVQRGGAPTAYDRILASRMGLAAVEGLMSGQKNVMAGVVNNEIVYTPFIDTIKKTKPIHDDLLRMVHILSI, encoded by the coding sequence ATGAAAAAGATAGCGGTTTACACTTCTGGTGGAGACGCTCCGGGTATGAATGCCTGTATACGTGCCGTAGTTAGAGGAGCCATTTATCATGGCCTTCAAGTTTACGGTATCCGCAGGGGGTATAACGGGATGATTTCTGGAGATATATTTGAGATGACTTCAACTTCTGTAAGTAATATAGTTCAAAGGGGAGGTACCATTTTGAAGTCTGCACGTAGTAAGGAGTTTATGACGCCGGAGGGAAGGAAGAAGGCTTATGAGAACTTGATGAAACTAGGCATAGATGGATTAGTAGCTATAGGAGGAAACGGTACTTTTACAGGTGCTGAGGTATTCTATAATGAATACCAGATCCCTACGGTGGGCTGTCCGGGTACTATTGATAATGATTTATATGGAACGGACTATACTATAGGATTTGATTCGGCAGTAAACACTTCACTTGAAGCTATAGATAAAATTAGAGACACTGCTGATTCACATGATCGTGTATTCTTTATAGAAGTGATGGGTCGTGATTCAGGCTATATTGCGGTACAATCAGGTATAGGTGGAGGTGCTGAAATCGTGATGGTACCTGAAACTCATACTCCATTGAAAAAGGTAGTTTCTTCTTTGAAAGATGGATTGAGACGTTCAAAATCCTCCTCTATAGTAGTAGTGGTAGCTGAGGGTGATGAAGAAGGACATGCTACAGAAATTGCTGAAAAGATAAAATCGCAGGTAGGTGATAAATTAGATATCCGTGTTACTACGCTTGGCCACGTGCAGAGGGGAGGAGCTCCTACCGCGTATGACAGGATATTGGCTTCCAGAATGGGACTTGCAGCAGTGGAAGGACTAATGAGCGGTCAAAAGAACGTTATGGCGGGGGTTGTAAACAATGAAATCGTTTATACTCCGTTTATTGATACCATCAAGAAGACAAAACCTATACATGATGATCTTCTACGTATGGTTCATATATTAAGTATTTAA
- a CDS encoding RNA polymerase sigma factor, with protein MENPSYSDKWIVDKVLSGNTQAFATIVRNTERLVIQIIRKMSPTEDEQKDLVQDVYLKAFQSLNTFKYQSKLSTWIGTIAYNTCLNHLQKKRIPISEGLEDQVQVSSESLENTLLNQEAHVILNQFIDQLPPLYRTLISLYHIEELSLKEISQITHLPEGTIKNYLFRARKILKDQLEKYYKVNRHEQ; from the coding sequence ATGGAAAATCCCTCGTATTCTGATAAATGGATAGTGGACAAAGTTCTGAGTGGAAACACTCAGGCTTTCGCTACTATCGTAAGAAATACGGAGAGATTAGTGATTCAAATCATTAGAAAAATGTCCCCCACTGAGGACGAACAAAAAGATTTAGTGCAAGACGTTTATCTAAAAGCCTTTCAGAGTTTAAATACTTTCAAGTACCAATCCAAACTGTCGACATGGATAGGGACCATAGCTTATAACACTTGCTTAAATCACCTTCAAAAAAAGAGAATTCCCATCAGCGAAGGCCTAGAAGACCAAGTGCAGGTTTCTTCAGAAAGCCTGGAAAATACGCTATTAAATCAGGAGGCTCATGTCATCTTAAACCAATTCATAGACCAGTTGCCTCCACTATATAGAACCTTAATCTCCCTTTATCATATAGAGGAACTCTCCTTGAAAGAGATCTCTCAAATCACTCATTTGCCGGAAGGTACGATTAAGAATTATCTATTCAGAGCCAGGAAAATTCTAAAAGATCAATTGGAAAAATATTATAAAGTCAATAGACATGAGCAATAA
- a CDS encoding DUF6249 domain-containing protein: MKKLFICLFPLLAQGATAEQISNEQNFQVETLLPVLLIGILFYFLISLIKFALEYRLKNKMIEKGLTEHLSHNLFASNNKKDDAIKAAILLSGIGLGLLLSYFTAPLHIHSLAIMAFSIAGSYWAYFLYLKRSN; the protein is encoded by the coding sequence ATGAAAAAGCTATTTATTTGTTTATTCCCCCTACTTGCTCAAGGCGCAACTGCAGAACAGATCTCCAATGAACAAAACTTTCAGGTAGAAACTTTATTACCGGTGCTACTTATTGGAATCCTTTTCTATTTCTTAATCTCCTTAATCAAATTCGCATTAGAATATCGTCTTAAGAACAAGATGATTGAAAAGGGGCTTACTGAGCATCTTTCACACAACCTATTTGCCAGTAACAATAAGAAAGATGACGCTATTAAAGCCGCAATATTACTCTCTGGAATTGGGCTGGGCCTTCTTTTGAGCTATTTCACAGCACCACTCCATATTCACTCCTTAGCCATTATGGCCTTTAGCATTGCAGGTAGCTACTGGGCTTACTTCCTGTATCTCAAAAGATCAAATTAG
- a CDS encoding serine hydrolase gives MNFRIIYLILFSAQAVCGQGKIDSLLSSIYAKGRINGNVLIAQKGNIIYQKSFGLKKENSGEKLDEDSIFDLASITKQFTAAGIVLLKQQGKLRFDDPVSKYIPELHEYPSVTIRHLLQHTSGLPDYMEHFESSTNRAISNKDIIDFLSRNKQEVRFEPNSRWEYSNTGYAVLAVLIERVSDMTYARFLDQNIFKPLGMRNTIFPGASTSEFKENFAIGHVYSDSLDLWVDPHELDEFAYLKCFQEVVGDGGLRSTAGDLLKWDRALYQLFSEESKKEVFSPVTLNDGSTFPYGFGWDLQNSKEFGNMVSHGGSWAGYITYIERHIDNDITIIVLQNHEDAEMVHKPLRYLIYGLPIPNNKKEIQLTEEQIHRILGVYEIQKGIEFKITYKGGDIYARMTNQPSIRIYPESETTFFIKEFEAILQFEADADGIIHKLVVLQGAHQSVAHKIRP, from the coding sequence ATGAATTTCAGAATCATATATCTAATCCTTTTTTCTGCTCAAGCGGTCTGCGGGCAAGGTAAAATAGACAGTTTACTCAGCTCTATATATGCCAAAGGCAGAATAAATGGGAATGTCTTAATCGCCCAAAAAGGCAACATCATTTACCAAAAAAGCTTTGGACTCAAAAAGGAAAACTCCGGAGAGAAACTGGATGAAGACTCCATTTTTGATCTGGCTTCTATCACAAAACAGTTTACAGCAGCGGGAATAGTGCTACTTAAGCAACAAGGAAAACTGAGATTTGATGATCCCGTATCCAAGTATATTCCGGAACTACACGAATATCCTTCTGTAACTATCAGGCATTTGCTTCAGCACACCTCAGGTTTGCCTGATTATATGGAACACTTCGAAAGCAGTACCAATAGAGCCATCAGCAATAAAGATATCATCGATTTTCTATCTAGAAATAAACAAGAAGTCAGGTTCGAGCCCAATTCCCGCTGGGAGTATAGCAATACGGGTTATGCGGTTTTGGCAGTACTGATAGAAAGGGTTTCAGATATGACCTATGCCCGCTTCTTAGACCAGAACATTTTCAAGCCATTGGGAATGAGAAACACCATTTTTCCCGGTGCAAGTACTTCTGAATTCAAAGAAAATTTCGCCATTGGACATGTATATTCAGACAGTTTGGATCTATGGGTTGATCCTCATGAATTAGATGAGTTTGCTTATCTAAAATGCTTTCAAGAGGTTGTGGGAGATGGGGGGCTAAGATCAACAGCGGGTGATCTGCTAAAATGGGATAGAGCTTTGTATCAACTATTCTCTGAGGAAAGCAAAAAAGAAGTATTTAGCCCTGTAACCTTGAATGACGGCTCCACTTTCCCTTATGGTTTTGGTTGGGACCTACAAAATAGCAAGGAGTTTGGGAATATGGTATCTCATGGTGGAAGCTGGGCAGGCTACATTACTTACATAGAAAGGCATATCGATAATGACATCACCATCATTGTTTTGCAGAACCATGAGGATGCAGAAATGGTGCATAAACCGCTTAGGTATCTAATCTACGGTCTCCCTATTCCTAATAACAAGAAGGAGATTCAGTTGACGGAAGAGCAGATCCATAGAATTCTTGGGGTCTACGAAATTCAAAAAGGGATTGAATTCAAGATTACGTACAAAGGTGGAGATATCTATGCCAGAATGACTAACCAGCCTTCCATTAGAATTTACCCTGAAAGCGAAACCACTTTCTTCATCAAAGAATTTGAAGCCATCCTCCAATTTGAAGCGGACGCTGATGGCATCATCCATAAACTTGTTGTGCTGCAGGGTGCACATCAGTCAGTTGCCCACAAAATCAGACCATAA
- the crcB gene encoding fluoride efflux transporter CrcB: MKNLLFVMLGGGAGSALRYLISQWLGKVGHFPLSTFLVNVLGSFAIGWLLTHFGNSQQALKLLLITGFCGGFTTFSTFSAENMQLVEDGQYSTFVLYALGSLVLGLAAAYLGASIPTRE, translated from the coding sequence ATGAAAAACCTTTTATTCGTCATGCTGGGTGGTGGAGCTGGAAGTGCCCTTAGGTATCTGATCAGCCAATGGTTAGGAAAAGTAGGTCATTTTCCACTGAGTACTTTCTTGGTGAATGTATTGGGGAGTTTCGCGATAGGATGGCTATTGACGCACTTCGGAAATTCGCAACAAGCATTAAAATTATTACTCATTACGGGATTTTGCGGAGGCTTTACCACCTTCTCTACTTTTTCAGCAGAGAACATGCAGTTAGTGGAAGATGGGCAATACAGCACTTTCGTACTTTATGCCTTAGGTTCCTTAGTGCTAGGTCTGGCAGCGGCTTACTTAGGTGCATCTATCCCCACTAGAGAATAA